In Legionella cardiaca, a genomic segment contains:
- the panC gene encoding pantoate--beta-alanine ligase, whose product MQIFHNMKEWLTIRRSLPANLSLGFVPTMGNLHEGHASLFQQSIRENDRTIASIFINPTQFNRSDDFKHYPRTLDADLHLLKTLGVNYCLLPDADEIYSDNYRYQIQETELCQLMEGKHRPGHFTGVLTVVMKLLHLAQPQRAYFGEKDYQQFLLIRDMVETFFLDIDIKACPTIREASGLAYSSRNNRLTAEEKREAENFARIFHQHKSCELLVEELKQNNINVEYLEDYQQRRFVAVTIGNIRLIDNYSLTDK is encoded by the coding sequence ATGCAAATTTTTCACAATATGAAGGAATGGTTAACTATCCGACGTTCACTGCCCGCTAATTTATCACTAGGATTTGTACCCACTATGGGTAACTTGCACGAGGGACATGCCTCTTTATTTCAACAAAGTATTCGAGAGAATGATCGCACTATAGCCAGTATTTTTATTAATCCAACTCAATTTAATCGCTCTGATGATTTCAAGCATTACCCTAGGACCTTGGATGCCGATCTGCATTTACTTAAAACGCTAGGAGTAAATTATTGTTTATTGCCTGATGCTGATGAGATTTATAGCGATAATTACCGCTACCAAATTCAGGAAACAGAACTCTGTCAACTCATGGAAGGCAAACATCGTCCTGGCCATTTTACCGGCGTTCTTACTGTAGTGATGAAATTACTCCATCTTGCCCAGCCTCAGCGCGCTTATTTTGGTGAAAAAGATTATCAGCAATTTTTATTAATCCGTGACATGGTTGAAACTTTTTTTCTGGATATTGATATTAAAGCCTGTCCGACCATTCGCGAAGCCAGCGGACTTGCTTATAGTTCACGCAATAATCGCTTAACTGCAGAAGAAAAACGTGAGGCTGAAAATTTTGCAAGAATTTTTCATCAACATAAATCTTGCGAATTATTAGTTGAAGAATTAAAGCAAAATAATATTAACGTAGAGTACCTTGAAGATTACCAGCAGCGACGTTTCGTTGCTGTCACTATCGGGAATATTCGCCTAATTGATAATTATTCACTTACAGATAAATAG
- the panB gene encoding 3-methyl-2-oxobutanoate hydroxymethyltransferase — MKIHDFQRLKQQQTKISMITCYDYPSARIVAESNIDCVLVGDSVAMAVHGYETTVMATMEMMTLHTQAVARGIGKQFLISDLPFLGHRVSRAETIQNVRQLLQAGAHGIKIEGADIDTCETITYLVAAGIPVIGHIGLTPQSIHQLGGYKVQGKGERQAALLMQQASDLEACGCFAIVIECVPQQVATKITQALTIPTIGIGAGAGTDGQVLVWHDLLGIQSEFKPKFLKQFAQGKEVILAAINSYAQQVQNAQFPSTEHAF; from the coding sequence ATGAAAATTCACGATTTCCAACGACTTAAACAGCAGCAAACAAAAATTAGCATGATTACTTGCTATGATTACCCCTCAGCCCGTATCGTGGCCGAATCCAATATTGATTGTGTTCTGGTTGGCGATTCAGTAGCAATGGCTGTGCATGGTTATGAAACAACCGTCATGGCAACAATGGAGATGATGACTCTTCATACTCAAGCCGTTGCGCGAGGAATAGGCAAGCAATTTTTAATCAGTGATCTCCCTTTTTTAGGTCACCGCGTTTCACGAGCAGAAACAATTCAAAATGTGCGCCAATTGCTACAAGCAGGCGCTCACGGCATAAAAATCGAAGGGGCTGACATCGATACTTGCGAAACCATTACTTACCTTGTTGCGGCAGGTATACCCGTCATCGGGCATATCGGCTTAACACCTCAGTCCATTCATCAATTGGGCGGTTATAAAGTTCAGGGCAAAGGCGAACGACAAGCAGCGCTACTAATGCAACAAGCTTCTGATTTGGAAGCTTGTGGATGCTTTGCTATTGTTATCGAATGTGTACCACAACAAGTAGCGACAAAAATTACTCAGGCGCTTACAATTCCGACTATTGGCATTGGAGCAGGTGCAGGCACAGATGGTCAGGTTTTAGTCTGGCATGATCTTCTTGGTATACAATCGGAATTCAAGCCTAAATTTCTAAAACAATTTGCTCAGGGCAAAGAGGTCATATTAGCCGCAATTAATAGCTATGCCCAGCAGGTGCAAAACGCGCAATTTCCAAGTACTGAACACGCATTTTAA
- a CDS encoding alpha/beta hydrolase: MLLTEKLQNPGEHPFVFTGVVGVLEAVLTVPAQVHGSHVAFLGHPHSLQGGTMNNKVVTTLARVFKELGIPSLRFNFRGVGQSAGAYDNGIGESEDMLYLVRRWQNEQGNARILFAGFSFGSYVAYRAAAQCEHELLITIAPPVHHYNYREFQPSPHPWIIVQGDNDEVVPSSLVDAFAKESPNISLIHFANTGHFFHGKLLDLKTQLIDAIRVQVPML, from the coding sequence ATGTTGCTAACTGAAAAATTACAGAACCCGGGCGAACATCCTTTCGTTTTTACCGGCGTAGTTGGGGTGCTGGAAGCTGTTTTAACGGTGCCTGCTCAAGTTCATGGGAGTCATGTGGCTTTCCTGGGGCATCCTCATTCATTGCAAGGGGGGACGATGAATAATAAGGTCGTCACTACCTTGGCACGTGTCTTTAAAGAACTTGGCATCCCCAGTTTGCGTTTTAATTTTCGTGGTGTCGGACAGTCTGCTGGAGCCTATGACAATGGCATCGGCGAAAGTGAGGACATGTTGTACCTGGTACGACGCTGGCAGAATGAGCAGGGGAATGCTCGTATTTTGTTTGCGGGCTTTTCTTTTGGCTCTTATGTTGCCTATCGCGCTGCAGCTCAATGTGAACATGAGTTATTAATTACTATTGCCCCTCCCGTACATCATTATAACTATCGTGAATTTCAACCATCACCCCATCCATGGATAATTGTTCAAGGAGACAATGATGAAGTGGTCCCATCCTCACTAGTCGATGCTTTTGCGAAAGAATCCCCCAATATCTCACTCATTCATTTTGCCAATACAGGGCATTTTTTTCATGGGAAATTGCTTGATCTTAAAACACAGCTCATTGACGCAATTCGTGTGCAGGTTCCAATGTTATGA
- the zapE gene encoding cell division protein ZapE translates to MRLVQQYEAAIESGDIEDDVLQRTVLESMQRLADDLQLPRRSWLNWLQKLPQPIGLYLYGPVGVGKTYLMDLFYQYVDESQKARIHFHHFMQQIDGQLRQLQGQKDPLRRIASELAKTIRLLCFDEFLVQDVAHAMILAELLQALFSEGVIIVITSNTPPDELYLNGVHRERFLPAIALIKTHCEVISLGEKRDYRLGRESLHTAYLHPLNLATETSLVEQFAVIAKKTENEGTLIVQNRSIPYIKCSERAIWFDFKVICNLPRSQLDYLEIADRFDTVFVSNIPALTENDTIYAILLIHFIDVMYDRGIHVVISAAVPVEQLYVQGEMSHEFKRTLSRLQEMQSVDYLRRHPKRKVQNLA, encoded by the coding sequence ATGAGGCTGGTGCAACAATATGAAGCTGCCATTGAAAGTGGTGATATTGAAGATGATGTTTTACAGCGAACAGTATTAGAATCCATGCAACGTCTGGCCGATGACTTGCAACTACCCCGTCGTTCCTGGTTGAATTGGTTGCAGAAGTTACCTCAGCCTATCGGATTGTATTTATATGGTCCTGTTGGAGTGGGTAAAACCTATTTAATGGACTTATTTTATCAATACGTTGATGAATCACAAAAAGCCCGCATTCATTTTCATCATTTTATGCAGCAAATTGATGGGCAATTGCGTCAGTTGCAAGGACAAAAAGATCCGCTACGGCGCATTGCATCCGAGCTTGCAAAAACCATTCGCTTACTCTGTTTTGATGAATTTCTTGTTCAGGACGTGGCGCACGCCATGATTTTAGCCGAATTGCTGCAAGCTTTATTTTCTGAAGGAGTAATCATCGTTATTACCTCAAACACCCCTCCTGATGAACTGTATTTGAATGGTGTTCATAGAGAGCGATTTTTACCGGCAATCGCCCTCATAAAAACTCATTGTGAGGTGATTTCGTTAGGCGAAAAGAGGGATTATCGTTTGGGGCGTGAATCTTTGCACACGGCTTATCTCCATCCCCTAAATTTGGCGACAGAAACAAGTTTGGTAGAGCAATTTGCAGTCATTGCAAAAAAAACTGAAAATGAAGGCACACTAATCGTACAAAATCGCAGTATTCCCTATATAAAATGCAGTGAACGGGCGATATGGTTTGATTTTAAGGTTATTTGTAATTTACCGCGTAGCCAATTGGACTATCTCGAAATAGCGGACCGTTTTGATACGGTATTTGTTTCTAATATTCCCGCTTTAACAGAAAATGATACGATTTATGCAATCTTATTAATTCACTTTATTGATGTCATGTATGATCGTGGGATTCATGTAGTTATTTCGGCGGCAGTGCCCGTGGAACAATTGTATGTTCAAGGCGAAATGAGTCATGAATTTAAAAGGACGTTGAGTCGTTTGCAAGAAATGCAGTCCGTCGATTACTTAAGACGTCATCCTAAAAGGAAGGTACAAAATCTAGCTTAA
- a CDS encoding rhodanese-like domain-containing protein, with protein MTIQIIDAATLNDWLVKKKVVLIDVREPQEHAAENITAAVSIPLNTISIKSLPEIGDKKLVFHCKAGKRSMTACEKLVAEDSLLEVFSLEGGISAWEQAGYPVNKK; from the coding sequence ATGACTATTCAAATAATCGATGCAGCGACATTAAATGATTGGCTTGTGAAAAAGAAAGTAGTACTTATTGATGTCCGCGAGCCACAAGAGCATGCCGCAGAAAATATCACCGCAGCAGTTTCTATTCCTCTGAATACCATTTCAATAAAAAGCTTACCCGAGATAGGGGATAAAAAGTTGGTTTTTCATTGCAAAGCGGGAAAACGAAGCATGACTGCTTGTGAAAAACTGGTGGCAGAAGATTCGTTACTTGAAGTGTTTAGTCTCGAAGGTGGCATTAGTGCATGGGAACAAGCTGGCTATCCTGTAAACAAAAAATAA
- a CDS encoding FeoA family protein — MRISEFIKGDRVRLVDFGQADVLYRRRLLSLGVTRGVEISVIRVAPLGCPVQVEVRGTFLTLRKEEAAELLWERV, encoded by the coding sequence ATGCGCATTAGTGAATTTATAAAAGGTGATCGGGTTCGTTTGGTCGATTTTGGCCAAGCCGATGTACTGTATAGAAGGCGCCTGTTATCTTTAGGGGTTACACGAGGTGTAGAAATTTCAGTCATTAGAGTAGCGCCTTTAGGGTGTCCTGTACAAGTAGAAGTGCGTGGCACTTTCTTAACTCTACGCAAAGAAGAAGCTGCAGAGTTGCTTTGGGAGCGCGTATGA